A window of Sutcliffiella cohnii contains these coding sequences:
- a CDS encoding YuzL family protein, translating into MKKQPSQRAKSAASVKGNAGPNNEYDMGGKKTSGNQQYKKNNMEH; encoded by the coding sequence ATGAAAAAACAACCATCTCAAAGAGCTAAAAGTGCTGCAAGTGTCAAAGGTAACGCTGGCCCAAACAACGAATACGACATGGGCGGCAAAAAAACGAGCGGCAACCAACAGTATAAAAAGAATAATATGGAACATTGA